A region of Jannaschia sp. W003 DNA encodes the following proteins:
- the mbfA gene encoding iron exporter MbfA, with protein MIPGLDRRRRFRDLSEREVLALAISAEEDDARIYRGFAERLGADYPATAATFRAMAEEEDEHRRRLIDLHVARFGETIPLVRREHVSGFYARRPVWMQDALTLEQARGEARAMERAAHGFYLRAAQATGDAATRRLLGDLAAAEAGHEARASELEAALGGEREAEDATAHRQFVLTWVQPGLAGLMDGSVSTLAPIFAVAFATQDTWTTFLVGLAASVGAGISMGFTEAASDDGAISGRGAPWKRGLASGVMTTLGGLGHALPYLIPDFAVATAIAIAVVFVELWAIAWIQNRYMDTPFWRATLQVVVGGGLVLAAGVLIGSG; from the coding sequence ATGATCCCCGGACTCGACCGACGCCGCCGCTTCCGCGACCTCTCCGAGAGGGAGGTGCTGGCGCTGGCCATCTCCGCCGAGGAGGACGACGCCCGCATCTACCGCGGCTTCGCGGAGCGGCTCGGCGCCGACTACCCGGCCACCGCCGCCACCTTCCGCGCCATGGCCGAGGAGGAGGACGAGCACCGCCGCCGCCTGATCGACCTCCACGTCGCGCGCTTCGGCGAGACCATCCCGCTCGTGCGGCGCGAGCACGTCTCGGGCTTCTACGCCCGGCGCCCGGTCTGGATGCAGGACGCGCTGACGCTGGAGCAGGCCCGCGGCGAGGCCCGGGCCATGGAGCGCGCGGCGCACGGGTTCTACCTGCGCGCCGCCCAGGCGACCGGGGACGCCGCCACGCGCCGCCTCCTCGGCGACCTGGCCGCCGCCGAGGCGGGCCACGAGGCGCGGGCGAGCGAGCTGGAGGCCGCCCTCGGGGGCGAGCGCGAGGCCGAGGACGCCACCGCGCACCGCCAGTTCGTGCTGACCTGGGTGCAGCCGGGGCTGGCGGGACTGATGGACGGTTCGGTGTCCACGCTCGCCCCCATCTTCGCGGTCGCCTTCGCCACGCAGGACACGTGGACCACGTTCCTCGTGGGGCTGGCCGCGAGCGTCGGCGCTGGCATCTCCATGGGCTTCACCGAGGCCGCCTCGGACGACGGCGCGATCTCGGGGCGCGGCGCGCCGTGGAAGCGGGGCCTGGCGTCGGGGGTGATGACCACGCTGGGCGGCCTGGGCCATGCCCTGCCCTACCTGATCCCGGACTTCGCCGTGGCGACCGCGATCGCCATCGCGGTGGTGTTCGTGGAGCTGTGGGCCATCGCCTGGATCCAGAACCGCTACATGGACACGCCGTTCTGGCGCGCGACGCTGCAGGTGGTGGTGGGCGGCGGGCTGGTGTTGGCCGCGGGCGTCCTGATCGGGTCCGGGTAG
- a CDS encoding AEC family transporter: protein MLAIFLKTLPFFALIGLGYAAGRTRFFTEEATAYLTKFVFWFALSAMLFSFAANLTLADILDGRFIAAYLWGTGFIYLVATAVGFVRGLSVAESAVEAQCAVIGNLGFMGIPMLALLLGPQSAGPLLMLLAVDLILFSSLIVILITGSRGEAGWGMLRTVGGGLVKNPMVVSIAAGIAWSATGRELWDPVAEFVAILGAAATPGALFAIGASLASKTAERLSVASWLTLCKLVLHPAAVALSALVLFPVADPYAAKVMIAAAALPVAGNVFMLAQHYGVAPQRVSAAILVSTALSIATVSLVVGLLEGGT, encoded by the coding sequence GTGCTCGCCATCTTCCTCAAGACCCTGCCCTTCTTCGCCCTGATCGGGCTGGGCTATGCGGCGGGCCGCACGCGCTTCTTCACCGAGGAGGCCACCGCCTACCTCACCAAGTTCGTGTTCTGGTTCGCGCTGTCGGCGATGCTGTTCTCGTTCGCCGCGAACCTGACGCTGGCCGACATCCTCGATGGCCGCTTCATCGCCGCCTACCTGTGGGGCACGGGCTTCATCTACCTCGTGGCGACGGCGGTGGGCTTCGTGCGCGGGCTGTCGGTCGCTGAATCGGCCGTTGAGGCGCAGTGCGCGGTGATCGGCAACCTCGGGTTCATGGGCATCCCCATGCTGGCGCTGCTGCTCGGGCCGCAGTCGGCGGGGCCGCTCCTGATGCTGCTCGCCGTGGACCTGATCCTGTTCTCGTCGCTGATCGTGATCCTGATCACCGGCTCGCGGGGCGAGGCGGGGTGGGGGATGCTGCGCACCGTGGGCGGAGGCCTTGTGAAAAACCCCATGGTGGTCTCGATCGCCGCCGGCATCGCCTGGTCCGCCACGGGGCGCGAGCTGTGGGACCCGGTGGCCGAGTTCGTCGCCATCCTCGGCGCCGCGGCCACGCCGGGCGCGCTCTTCGCGATCGGCGCCTCGCTCGCCTCGAAGACCGCGGAGCGGCTGTCGGTCGCGTCGTGGCTGACGCTGTGCAAGCTGGTGCTCCATCCGGCCGCGGTGGCGCTCTCGGCCCTGGTGCTGTTCCCGGTGGCCGACCCCTACGCGGCGAAGGTGATGATCGCGGCGGCCGCCTTGCCGGTGGCGGGCAACGTCTTCATGCTGGCGCAGCACTACGGCGTGGCGCCGCAGCGGGTTTCGGCGGCGATCCTGGTGTCCACCGCGCTGTCGATCGCCACCGTGTCGCTCGTGGTGGGCCTTCTGGAAGGGGGAACCTGA
- the fghA gene encoding S-formylglutathione hydrolase, with the protein MQTVSDTLCHGGRQLVLDHRSAATGGAMRFGLFLPPEPAGAPVLWYLSGLTCTHENAMTKAGLQVWAAEAGIALCFPDTSPRGEGVADDEAFDMGQGAGFYVDAEALPWARNFRMERYVAEELPKLLFASFDLDPERQGITGHSMGGHGALTLALKHPGRFASVSAFAPICNPSTSDWGAPQLRAYGLDPEDHDAALLLRGGAELPPCLVDAGTDDPHFDKLGLPAFAAAAAEARAEAAVNLRRGYDHSYFFVSTFAESHVDHHAAHLT; encoded by the coding sequence ATGCAGACCGTCTCCGACACCCTGTGCCACGGGGGGCGACAGCTCGTGCTCGACCACCGCTCCGCGGCCACGGGGGGCGCGATGCGCTTCGGGCTGTTCCTGCCGCCCGAGCCCGCGGGCGCACCGGTGCTGTGGTACCTCTCGGGCCTGACCTGCACCCACGAGAACGCCATGACCAAGGCGGGGCTGCAGGTCTGGGCCGCCGAGGCCGGGATCGCGCTGTGCTTTCCCGACACCTCGCCCCGCGGCGAGGGGGTGGCCGACGACGAGGCCTTCGACATGGGCCAGGGCGCGGGCTTCTACGTGGACGCCGAGGCCCTGCCCTGGGCCCGCAACTTCCGCATGGAGCGCTATGTGGCCGAGGAGCTGCCGAAGCTCCTGTTCGCCAGCTTCGACCTCGACCCCGAGCGCCAGGGCATCACCGGGCACTCCATGGGCGGGCACGGCGCGCTGACGCTGGCGCTCAAGCACCCGGGCCGCTTCGCCTCCGTCTCGGCCTTCGCGCCGATCTGCAACCCGTCGACCTCGGACTGGGGGGCGCCGCAACTGCGCGCCTACGGGCTGGACCCCGAGGACCACGACGCCGCGCTGCTCCTGCGCGGCGGGGCCGAGCTGCCGCCCTGCCTCGTGGACGCCGGGACCGACGATCCGCACTTCGACAAGCTGGGGCTGCCCGCCTTCGCCGCCGCCGCCGCCGAGGCGCGCGCCGAGGCGGCCGTGAACCTGCGGCGCGGCTACGACCACAGCTACTTCTTCGTCTCCACCTTCGCCGAATCCCACGTCGACCACCATGCGGCGCACCTGACGTGA